The Thiorhodovibrio litoralis genome includes a window with the following:
- a CDS encoding CREC-EF hand family protein, with amino-acid sequence MRIQRPVPALLSLSLASALFAGPALAQDPAGPDASKTPTEAFMKELDTNKDGQVSLDEVKAPQTARFGETDANGDGAITTEEASTAFTKQVPPEMMKQMQERGMPDPGETFIKNLDTNGDKSVSTDEFVQPAVESFSRMDSNSDGVASEEEATAFFDELEQEMRKRMEEMQRQHQQMQPPAQE; translated from the coding sequence ATGCGCATTCAACGTCCAGTCCCAGCGCTGCTTTCCCTGTCTCTCGCGTCCGCCCTGTTCGCCGGACCGGCATTGGCCCAGGACCCGGCCGGTCCTGATGCCTCCAAGACCCCAACCGAGGCCTTCATGAAGGAGCTCGACACGAACAAGGACGGCCAAGTCTCACTCGATGAAGTCAAGGCGCCCCAGACCGCCCGCTTTGGCGAGACCGACGCCAATGGCGACGGCGCAATCACCACCGAGGAAGCCAGCACAGCCTTCACCAAGCAGGTACCACCTGAAATGATGAAGCAGATGCAAGAGCGCGGCATGCCCGATCCCGGCGAGACCTTCATCAAGAATCTTGACACCAATGGCGACAAGAGCGTCAGCACCGATGAATTCGTGCAACCGGCGGTCGAATCCTTCAGCCGCATGGACAGCAACAGCGACGGCGTCGCCAGCGAAGAAGAAGCCACCGCCTTCTTCGACGAGCTGGAACAGGAAATGCGCAAGCGCATGGAAGAAATGCAGCGTCAGCATCAGCAGATGCAGCCGCCCGCGCAGGAATAA